In Ostrea edulis chromosome 6, xbOstEdul1.1, whole genome shotgun sequence, a single window of DNA contains:
- the LOC130047335 gene encoding uncharacterized protein LOC130047335, whose translation MTREITSTEAEETARNGNMKDLYNATKKLPGKYSKPERPVKSKDGKTLKGEEQQCNRWKEYFERLLNRPAPPNLRDIPPAEKHLPIDSNTHQTGNLLGKKAVEERQSSRPRQYSRYDLALLSHTRQQKQEKTNNLASTSAQVGLNLNKGKIKILKVNTISSEPIKLEDETLEEVESFTYLGIVIDKLGGTGVDVRAGIGKARAAFLQLKNMEFQRADSADQDQANVKSVLLYSAEAWRTTVATVKKVQNFMNSCLRRMPQICWLKTISNKDLWQRTNQLPAEDEILG comes from the exons ATGACAAGAGAAATTACATCGACAGAAGCAGAAGAGACAGCGAGAAACGGAAACATGAAGGACTTGTATAACGCCACAAAGAAATTGCCCGGAAAGTATAGCAAGCCAGAAAGGCCAGTGAAAAGCAAAGATGGGAAGACACTTAAAGGAGAAGAGCAACAATGCAACCGATGGAAAGAATACTTTGAAAGGCTGCTGAATAGACCAGCACCACCCAATCTGCGAGATATACCACCAGCAGAGAAACACCTCCCCATAGACAGCAACACTCACCAAACAGGAAATCTGTTAGGCAAAAAAGCAGTTGAAGAACGACAAAGCAGCAGGCCCAGACAGTATTCCAGGT ATGACCTGGCACTACTGTCCCATACCCGACAACAAAAGCAGGAGAAGACCAACAACCTAGCATCCACCTCAGCGCAAGTAGGTCTAAACCTAAACAAGGGGAAGATCAAGATCCTCAAGGTTAACACCATCAGTAGCGAACCGATCAAGCTGGAAGATGAGACACTAGAAGAGGTGGAGTCTTTCACATACCTGGGAATTGTCATCGACAAGCTGGGTGGAACTGGTGTTGATGTGAGAGCTGGAATAGGAAAAGCCAGAGCAGCATTCCTACAACTGAAGAACATGGAATTCCAAAGAGCTGACTCTGCAGACCAAGATCAGGCAAACGTCAAGTCGGTTCTTCTCTACAGTGCTGAAGCCTGGAGAACAACAGTGGCAACAGTCAAGAAGGTCCAGAATTTTATGAATTCTTGTCTGCGAAGGATGCCCCAAATCTGCTGGCTGAAAACCATCAGCAACAAAGACCTTTGGCAGCGAACCAACCAACTCCCTGCAGAAGATGAGATTCTGGGATGA